The Streptomyces cyaneogriseus subsp. noncyanogenus region CGCCTCGGCCGAGGCCCTGGCCCAGGTCACGGACCAGTTCTCGCTCGCACTGGGCGGTCGTACGACGGTGCTGGCGGGCACCGCATGAGCGCCCCGCCCGTGATCCCCGGTGACGCCGAGGCCCTCGCCGTCGCCGGTGAGCTGGCCGCGGACTTCCGCAAGGGCGCCGCGGAGCGGGACGCGCTGCGCCGGCTGCCGCATCCGGAGCTGGAGCGGCTGTCCGCCTCGGGGCTGCTCGGGGTGACGGTGCCGGCCGAGTTCGGCGGCGCGGACGTCCGTGCCGAGACGCTCGCCGAGATCTTCCGGCTGCTGGCCGCCGCCGACGCCAGCCTCGCCCAGATCCCGCAGAGCCACTTCGTGTACGTCAATGTGCTGCGCCGGCAGGGGACGAACCAACAGCAGCGGTTCCTCTTCGGTGAGGTGCTGCGGGGAAAGCGGTTCGGCAACGCCCAGTCCGAGGCGGGAACGGAGCATGTGCAGGACATCCGTACCCGGCTGGCGCGCCGCCCGGACGGGTCGTATCTCCTCGACGGCGTCAAGCACTATTGCACCGGCGCCCTCTTCGCCCACTGGATCCCCGTCCTCGCGCGTGCCGACGACGGCGATCCGCACGTCGCTTTCGTACCGCGTGACGCCCCGGGGCTGACGGTCGTGGACGACTGGGACGGCATGGGGCAGCGCACCACCGCCAGCGGGACGGTCCGCCTGGCGTCGGTGCCGGTCCCCGCAGACCGGGTCGTGCCGCATCACCTCACCTTCCGGGGACCACAACTCCACGGCGCCGTCGCCCAGTTGCTGCACGCCGCCATCGACACCGGGATCGCCTCCGGGGCGCTGGGCGAGGCGGTCGAGTTCGTCCGTACCAAGAGCCGCCCCTGGTTCGAGAGCGTCGAGGAGGGACACCGGGCCGCGGCCGACGACCCGCTGCTCATCCAGCGGTTCGGCGAACTGACGATCCGGGTGCGGGCCGCCGAGGCCCTGCTCGCCGCGGCCGGGAGGTCCGTGGACGCCGCCCGTGCCGACCTGACCGACGACTCGGCCGCGGACGCCTCCCTCGCGGTGGCCGCGGCCAGGGTCGCGGCGGCCGAGGCCGCCGTGGAGGCCGGCAGCGCTCTCTTCGAGGTCGCCGGCACCCGCGCCGCACTCGACTCCCTGAATCTGCACCGTCACTGGCGTGACGCCCGCACCCACACGCTGCACGACCCGGTCCGCTGGAAGGTGCAGCACATCGGCCGCCACACCCTCAACGGCACCCGGCCGCCCCGGCACGGGCTGCTGTAGAGGTACGTCCCCCGAACGGAGAGCCCTCATGTCCCTCACCTTCCACTGGTTCCTGCCCACCAACGGCGACAGCCGCCATGTCGTCGGCGGAGGACACGGCACCCCGGCCCGTGCCTTCGGCCGCGACCGGCCGCCGACGGTCGCCTACCTGAGCCAGATCGCGCGGGCGGCCGAGGACCTGGGCTTCGTGGGGGCGCTCACCCCGACCGGCGCCTGGTGCGAGGACGCGTGGCTGACCACCGCGATGGTCGGTCAGCACACCGAGCGGCTGAAATTCCTGGTGGCCTTCCGGCCCGGCTTCGTCTCGCCGACGCTTGCCGCCCAGATGGCGTCCACCTTCCAGCGGCAGACCGGCGGAAGGCTGCTGCTCAACGTCGTCACGGGGGGCGAGAGCCACGAACAGCGCGCCTACGGTGACTTTCTCGACAAGGACGACCGGTACCGCCGGACCGGAGAATTCCTCCAGATCGTCGGCGAGCTGTGGCACGGCAAGACCGTGGACCTGGCCGGCGAACACCTCCGGGTCGAGGGCGCCACGCTGGCCCGGGTGCCCGACCCGGTCCCGGCGGTCTACTTCGGTGGTTCGTCGCCGATCGCCGGCGAGATCGCCGCCCGGCACGCGGACGTCTACCTCACCTGGGGCGAGCCGCCGGCCGCGGTCGCCGAGAAGATCGCGTGGATCCGGAGGCTCGCGGCACGGCGGGGACGCACCGTCCGGTTCGGCATCCGGTTGCACGTCATCACGCGCGATACCTCCGGGCAGGCCTGGGCGGAGGCGCACCGGCTCCTCGACGGCTTCGATCCGGAGACCGTCCAGGCAGTCCAGGCGGGCCTGGCCCGCAGCGAGTCGGAGGGCCAGCGGCGCATGCTCGCCCTGCACGGCGGCAGCCGCGACGACCTGGAGATCCACCCCAACCTGTGGGCCGGCATCGGGCTGGTGCGGGGCGGCGCGGGCACGGCGCTGGTCGGCAGCCATACCGAGGTGGCCGAGCGGATCGCCGAGTACCACCGGCTCGGCATCGACGAGTTCGTGCTTTCCGGCTACCCGCATCTGGAGGAGGCGTACTGGTTCGGCGAGGGCGTCCTGCCCGAGCTGGAGGCGCAGGGGCTGTGGACCCACCCGTTCCGCGACGCGGCGGATGCGCGGCCCACCGCCCAGGTCCCCTTCGCCGGCGCCCGCGGCCCCCGAGGGGACTGACGGGACGGGAAGGGAAGGGGGAGTACCGAATGAATCACGGCCGCCAGTGCGCCGTCACGGCGGCCGGCATCCCGTCACACGGCCGACACGAGCTTGTCATACGCCACGGGGAATGCAGGTCGCGAGCACGCCGGTTGCCGTGAGTATGACCATCGGAGTATCGCTCCCTCTTCAGCAAGAGATCGACAGCATCGTGCTGCTGGGACAGGAGGCCCACGACGCCGGATTACGTTCCGCGTGGTTCGGTCAGACCCTCGCCTACGACTCCGTCTCGCTGGCCGCGATCGTCGGTCGCGAGGTGCCCGGGCTGCATGTCGGGACCTCCGCGATCCCCGTCTTCGGCCGTCATCCGCTGCTCGTCTCCAGCCAGGCCCAGACCGCCCAGGCGGCGACGGGCGGCCGCTACCACCTCGGGCTCGCGCTCGGCACCAAGTACCTCACGGAGGAGGCCTTCGGCATCCCGCACGAACGCCCCGTCCGACTGCTCCGCGAGTTCCTCACCGCCCTGCGCCACCTCGT contains the following coding sequences:
- a CDS encoding SfnB family sulfur acquisition oxidoreductase, with product MSAPPVIPGDAEALAVAGELAADFRKGAAERDALRRLPHPELERLSASGLLGVTVPAEFGGADVRAETLAEIFRLLAAADASLAQIPQSHFVYVNVLRRQGTNQQQRFLFGEVLRGKRFGNAQSEAGTEHVQDIRTRLARRPDGSYLLDGVKHYCTGALFAHWIPVLARADDGDPHVAFVPRDAPGLTVVDDWDGMGQRTTASGTVRLASVPVPADRVVPHHLTFRGPQLHGAVAQLLHAAIDTGIASGALGEAVEFVRTKSRPWFESVEEGHRAAADDPLLIQRFGELTIRVRAAEALLAAAGRSVDAARADLTDDSAADASLAVAAARVAAAEAAVEAGSALFEVAGTRAALDSLNLHRHWRDARTHTLHDPVRWKVQHIGRHTLNGTRPPRHGLL
- a CDS encoding LLM class flavin-dependent oxidoreductase; the encoded protein is MSLTFHWFLPTNGDSRHVVGGGHGTPARAFGRDRPPTVAYLSQIARAAEDLGFVGALTPTGAWCEDAWLTTAMVGQHTERLKFLVAFRPGFVSPTLAAQMASTFQRQTGGRLLLNVVTGGESHEQRAYGDFLDKDDRYRRTGEFLQIVGELWHGKTVDLAGEHLRVEGATLARVPDPVPAVYFGGSSPIAGEIAARHADVYLTWGEPPAAVAEKIAWIRRLAARRGRTVRFGIRLHVITRDTSGQAWAEAHRLLDGFDPETVQAVQAGLARSESEGQRRMLALHGGSRDDLEIHPNLWAGIGLVRGGAGTALVGSHTEVAERIAEYHRLGIDEFVLSGYPHLEEAYWFGEGVLPELEAQGLWTHPFRDAADARPTAQVPFAGARGPRGD